One Lycium barbarum isolate Lr01 chromosome 5, ASM1917538v2, whole genome shotgun sequence genomic window carries:
- the LOC132642153 gene encoding uncharacterized protein LOC132642153, translating into MESNSQLKHFEGDDALCREIWKACSGSLLDVPKVGERIYYFPGLHMEQLEQSSNLEWIQGLQLSNLPRKILCRVLHIRLLVEHDSEEVYAETILLPNQDQNEPTTPEFYPLEPPRPKYQSFCKVLTTSDIKSNWGLSVHRKDANKCFPPLDMMQEKPTQELIVSDLLGNEWRFKHVYQGQPRRHLFTNGWSTFVTSKKLLSGDLVVFLRDETGKLHVGIRRLSNQRCSIGSSTFSRQSMEGVLAVASYAFATRSLFSVYYKPCYNKSSQLIMSLSKYFEGGNHGRGAGMISRMQHGDEDSHVRRTNDFDQISLSQGQQTTNLMLEEDQYMQDSGAILNCAQPTMMDLEIRQQTVGSLNNIHCFAPAEDNRLELHAAVLRENNEGSIPNETVAIQAQDEDFYELFKEIDFPDSINTSLDTVALDLDSDWFRSTLQDFDEWLEEQEETIPPGQQNSLEDHSRQTYFVLEHPTSSQVMSISSTPSQIPYEGPGRGDEQVPWGGYQVARRCLPILSRVVSRYPDSLVNFRVATSILQSGYLEILAELVYFLDNLTIVNLSKDQFNVARQHIWDLKSSGIEIGWLEKHLLHIDEVFSMESLLQRRQAVTRRMEETLATFRQLDEELGYINKELHELCLKVGPNPPMRLHPVLEGLL; encoded by the exons ATGGAGTCAAATTCACAGCTAAAGCATTTTGAAG GGGATGATGCTCTGTGTAGGGAAATATGGAAGGCCTGTTCTGGTTCATTGTTGGATGTTCCCAAGGTTGGGGAGAGAATTTACTACTTTCCCGGACTTCACATGGAGCAG CTGGAGCAATCGTCCAATCTGGAATGGATCCAAGGACTACAATTGTCAAATCTTCCCCGAAAGATATTATGCCGTGTTCTTCACATTCGTCTTCTG GTCGAACATGACTCGGAAGAAGTTTATGCTGAAACTATATTGTTGCCGAATCAAGAC CAAAATGAGCCAACAACTCCAGAGTTTTATCCTCTTGAACCTCCAAGGCCCAAGTATCAGTCATTTTGCAAGGTTTTAACTACCTCTGATATAAAAAGTAACTGGGGATTGTCCGTGCACCGAAAAGATGCCAACAAATGCTTCCCTCCCCTG GACATGATGCAAGAAAAACCGACCCAAGAATTGATAGTCAGCGATCTTCTGGGCAATGAATGGCGCTTTAAGCATGTATACCAAG GCCAACCTCGGAGGCATTTATTCACAAATGGCTGGAGTACATTCGTTACTAGTAAGAAATTGCTTTCCGGGGATTTAGTTGTGTTTTTAAG GGATGAAACTGGAAAACTACATGTTGGGATTAGACGTTTATCTAATCAACGCTGCTCCATTGGGTCATCAACATTTTCAAGGCAAAGCATGGAAGGGGTTCTTGCAGTTGCTTCCTATGCATTTGCAACCCGAAGTCTCTTTTCTGTCTACTACAAGCCATGCTACAATAA ATCAAGTCAACTTATTATGAGCTTGAGCAAATATTTTGAAGGTGGAAACCATGGCCGTGGAGCTGGCATGATCTCTAGAATGCAACACGGGGATGAGGACTCTCATGTGAGAAG AACAAATGATTTCGACCAGATATCTTTATCTCAGGGTCAACAGACAACAAATCTTATGCTCGAGGAGGATCAATACATGCAAGACTCGGGAGCAATACTCAATTGTGCTCAACCTACTATGATGGATTTGGAGATCAGACAACAGACAGTTGGATCGCTTAATAATATCCATTGTTTTGCTCCTGCAGAGGACAATAGACTGGAATTGCATGCAGCAGTTTTGAGGGAGAATAATGAGGGTTCTATTCCGAATGAAACTGTAGCCATCCAAGCTCAAGATGAGGACTTTTATGAGCTATTCAAGGAAATTGACTTTCCAGACTCTATAAACACTAGTCTCGACACTGTAGCTTTGGATTTGGACAGTGATTGGTTCAGATCCACGCTACAAG ATTTCGATGAATGGCTTGAAGAGCAAGAGGAGACTATTCCTCCCGGTCAGCAGAATTCCTTAGAAGATCACTCTAGACAGACTTATTTTGTATTGGAGCATCCGACTTCCTCCCAAGTGATGTCTATCTCTTCAACCCCGAGTCAGATTCCCTATGAAGGACCTGGTCGTGGTGACGAGCAAGTTCCTTGGGGAGGCTATCAAGTAGCACGACGATGTTTACCAATACTCAGCAGGGTTGTCTCGCGGTACCCTGATTCACTCGTGAACTTCAGGGTCGCAACTAGCATACTTCAGTCGGGGTATTTGGAAATATTGGCCGAGTTAGTCTACTTTCTTGATAATCTTACAATAGTGAATTTGTCCAAGGATCAGTTCAATGTTGCTAGGCAACATATCTGGGACTTAAAGTCAAGTGGCATTGAAATAGGTTGGCTTGAAAAGCATTTACTGCACATCGATGAAGTATTTAGCATGGAAAGTTTACTGCAACGGCGACAAGCAGTCACCCGTAGAATGGAGGAGACGTTAGCTACGTTTAGGCAGCTGGATGAGGAACTAGGATATATAAACAAGGAGCTTCATGAACTATGTCTAAAGGTTGGCCCAAATCCCCCTATGAGATTGCACCCTGTCTTGGAGGGTTTATTGTAG
- the LOC132640030 gene encoding patatin-like protein 6 gives MESNGISDMRLEPSIDTDKLSYEIFSILESKFLFGYDDQKLWVPKNLTSAIVEEKKKNDEVLMENIQAIKNQRGKICILSIDGGGMRNILSGKALAYLEQALKAKSGNPDARIADYFDVAVGSGTGGIFAAMLFSTKDQNRPVFHAEDTWKLLAEQGRRIYPSKGSSSAGNGFLRRVFRRGATDSDAAGLDKVMKEAFMDKKTGRSLTLKDTLKPVLIPCYDLSSTAPFLFSRADAFESESFDFRLWEVCQATSAEPGIFEPVCMKSVDEKTGCVAVDGGLAMSNPTAAAITHVLHNKQEFPFVRGVEDILVLSLGTGQLLEGNFEFEHVKKWKAKDWAKPMARISGDGAADMVDHSVAMAFGECRSSNYVRIQANGSSFCRCGVNIDADPSPSNVKKLVGIADEMLKQKNVESVLFGGKKIAEQSNFQKLDWFAGELVQEHQRRSCRIAPTVAFKQHLPNSYQEK, from the exons atGGAGTCAAATGGTATATCAGATATGAGATTAGAACCTAGTATTGATACAGATAAGTTAAGTTATGAGATTTTTTCAATTCTTGAAAGCAAATTCTTATTTGGTTATGATGATCAAAAGCTTTGGGTACCTAAAAATTTAACATCTGCCATTGttgaagagaagaagaaaaatgatGAAGTTTTAATGGAGAATATTCAGGCGATTAAAAATCAACGAGGAAAAATATGTATACTCAGCATTGATGGTGGTGGAATGCGAAACATATTATCAG GGAAAGCTTTAGCGTATTTGGAACAAGCATTGAAGGCTAAATCGGGAAATCCAGATGCTCGAATCGCCGATTATTTCGACGTTGCTGTCGGTTCCGGCACCGGAGGAATTTTCGCAGCGATGTTATTCTCAACAAAGGATCAAAACCGTCCGGTTTTTCACGCCGAGGACACGTGGAAGCTTCTAGCGGAACAAG gtaGAAGAATTTACCCTTCGAAGGGGTCGAGTTCCGCTGGAAATGGTTTTCTCCGGCGTGTTTTCCGACGTGGGGCAACAGATTCAGATGCTGCCGGTTTAGATAAAGTGATGAAAGAAGCATTTATGGATAAAAAAACTGGTCGAAGCCTTACGTTAAAGGATACACTTAAACCGGTTTTAATCCCCTGTTATGACTTATCCAGTACGGCACCCTTTTTGTTCTCTCGAGCCGATGCTTTCGAGTCGGAAAGCTTTGATTTTCGGTTATGGGAAGTTTGCCAGGCTACATCAGCTGAACCGGGAATTTTTGAACCGGTTTGTATGAAATCTGTCGATGAAAAAACGGGGTGTGTGGCAGTTGACGGCGGTTTAGCTATGAGTAACCCAACCGCTGCAGCGATCACGCACGTGCTTCATAATAAACAGGAATTTCCTTTTGTGAGAGGTGTTGAGGATATTTTGGTACTTTCACTTGGGACAGGGCAGCTTCTAGAAGGAAACTTCGAATTTGAGCATGTTAAGAAATGGAAGGCTAAGGATTGGGCTAAACCAATGGCCCGAATCTCCGGCGACGGAGCGGCTGATATGGTGGATCATTCCGTCGCCATGGCGTTCGGGGAATGTCGGAGTAGTAACTACGTCCGCATTCAG GCTAATGGATCGAGCTTCTGTCGTTGTGGGGTGAACATAGATGCCGATCCAAGTCCTAGCAATGTGAAAAAGCTTGTGGGAATTGCAGATGAAATGCTGAAACAGAAAAATGTAGAGTCTGTACTATTTGGTGGAAAGAAAATAGCAGAGCAGAGCAATTTCCAGAAACTTGATTGGTTCGCTGGAGAACTTGTACAAGAGCATCAGAGGAGGAGTTGCAGGATAGCTCCCACTGTTGCATTTAAACAACATCTCCCAAACAGTTAccaagaaaaataa